A genomic segment from Flavobacterium litorale encodes:
- a CDS encoding MGMT family protein: protein MALDDNFFERVYQVVRQVPYGRVTSYGAIAKYIGAARSARMVGWAMNASHTMDDVPAHRVVNRLGLLTGKHHFQGTNLMQQLLESEGVMVTDNKITNFKKHYWDPNEELKR from the coding sequence ATGGCATTAGACGATAACTTTTTTGAGCGTGTTTACCAAGTGGTAAGGCAAGTGCCTTACGGCAGAGTAACATCGTATGGGGCTATTGCTAAATATATTGGTGCTGCACGTTCTGCCCGAATGGTAGGTTGGGCCATGAACGCTAGCCATACCATGGATGATGTACCTGCCCATAGAGTAGTAAACCGATTAGGGTTACTTACAGGAAAACATCATTTTCAGGGTACAAACTTAATGCAACAACTATTGGAAAGTGAGGGAGTAATGGTTACCGATAATAAAATTACCAATTTTAAAAAACACTACTGGGACCCAAACGAGGAACTAAAACGTTAA